The proteins below come from a single Molothrus ater isolate BHLD 08-10-18 breed brown headed cowbird chromosome 3, BPBGC_Mater_1.1, whole genome shotgun sequence genomic window:
- the MCFD2 gene encoding multiple coagulation factor deficiency protein 2, producing the protein MVSREWCPARAQPGARGTAETRPREITMPQRMFRTHLLFCFAMAAFFISALAEEHAGESQHPNIRLDKNLVQDKEHIMEHLEGVIEKPESEMSPQELQLHYFKMHDYDGNNLLDGLELATAISHVHKEEGGEHTQAMKEEELISLIDDVLRDDDKNNDGYIDYAEFAKSLE; encoded by the exons ATGGTGTCCCGGGAATGGTGTCCAGCCCGCGCCCAGCCCGGAGCCCGCGGCACGGCGGAGACCCGCCCGAGG GAGATCACAATGCCCCAAAGGATGTTTAGAACACATTTGCTGTTCTGCTTTGCTATGGCTGCATTCTTCATCTCTGCCCTAGCTGAGGAACACGCAGGAGAGAGTCAACATCCAAATATTCGCCTTGATAAGAATTTGGTACAAGATAAAGA acACATCATGGAACACCTGGAAGGTGTTATCGAGAAACCAGAATCTGAGATGTCTCCACAAGAGTTGCAGCTCCATTACTTCAAAATGCATGATTATGATGGCAATAATTTGCTAGATGGGTTAGAACTTGCTACTGCTATCTCACATGTCCACAAAGAG gAAGGTGGTGAACATACCCAAGCAATGAAGGAAGAAGAGCTGATTAGTCTAATTGATGATGTCTTGAGAGATGATGACAAGAACAATGACGGATACATTGACTATGCAGAATTTGCAAAATCACTGGAATAA